From Theropithecus gelada isolate Dixy chromosome 5, Tgel_1.0, whole genome shotgun sequence:
cctgtagtcccagctactcgggaggctgaggcaggagaactgcttgaacctgggaggtggaggttgcagtgagctgagatcatgccactgcactccagcctgggcgacagaacaagactcagtctaaaaaaaaaaaaaaagaaaagaaacacatacaAACCTGTTTTGTCTGCCAGCTTACGCTTCTGGGCTTTTGAAAgttgttcttttttgtcttttttcttacttGATGGGGCTGTATTAGGAGTTTCAATTGAGATGATATTGCTTATCgatgtctaaaaaaaagaaataattatcagCCTCATACCTTACAACTTGTGTTACACTAAATACAGCTACACCCCGAAGTGGGTTGATAATTTTTACACTTATGAAATAAAAGAATCCTGTATTAgtatgattcatttttaaaatcaagtgcCCTTAACACATTATTGGTTTCACTCTTTTAAAAGTTCAGATCGAAGGACGTAATATTAGTTCAATTGTTATAACCAACATCCTGGGAAAGAAGATCTGATTATCAGCATTATGTTAAAGAGCTGAGGTTGCAAGGTAGTTTTACAATTCAGTTAACTTGCTATTATTTGGAAATTcaattaaaacctttttttctttacagagcTGTTTCTCAGTGTGAATATTTGACAGTTTAAACATGTCTTTAGAAAAATCAATCACATGTGCCTACCTAGAACATCCTGgtttccagaagaaaaaatttaagacaTTTGGGTTAATGCAGTCAGGGTATATgatagctaaaatttaaaacGCTTACTAGGTCTAAGCACTGCTGCAAATGTTTTCCATATACCACACATTTGATCCTCACCACAATCTTAGGAGGTAGATACTATAtaacccccattttacagacgaggaactgagcacagaaagattaagaaacttgcccaaagtcacagagttgGTAAGTGGTGCAGTGatgtgaacccaggcagtctggcccaGAGTCCATGATCTTAGCTACCACCCTCCACTGCTCCTCCAGTTGCCTCTTGGGGTTCTGTGCCCTGTTGGGAATGTGAAAGCCAAAACCACTCAAACAGAAGACAGGCCTTGCTGCCAAAAGCCTACCACTGGGTTCACAAGACAACACTAAATTACACTGAACCACTCAAAGTCTTTTAGTGCATGACGTGGTGCAAAGGGGTCTCATACACAGATGTTTAAGGTcatgaaagaaatatttcctaAAACTATTCTAgaagtaataataaaacaattttttctatTCAATAAAGTTTCCACATGCTGCAACTTCTGCAAATTGAACTGTGGCAAGACTACTTACAACAAAACAAGCCTCATGGAGAAAGCAATTTCATACTTATTTTAGCACTGCATAACAGATCCCTTAGCTGTCTAAGCTTTATGAAGAGATTAAACAAATACTGGTCTTTGATAAAGGATAAAAATCTAGAGAATATAATATCATTTTTTAGGTTAAatagaaaaattctgaaattcattGTTCTTATTTAACTCAGGGGTAACTCTCACTTTAACAAAGTCTTCTTCCAATTCTGAATAGATATTAACTAGTACAAATGTATTACTaacagcaaaaccaaaacaacaaaagaatctGGCAAAAAAATAATCACACACTCACTGCGGAATTAACGGGATTGTGATTCTCCATGAACTGCTCTTTATTGTCTTTGGCATATTCAAACAATGTATAGGTCATCGCGGTTCCCAGGTTAGCTTCCACTGCCTCCTGCAGCTTGGCTAATATACTCTGCTTTACAGCAGACGATCTACAAAGCACAGCAAAAATACCTTGCTGAGAGAAAAGTGTAACAGAGCGTGAAATGAAAAGCAGTAAAAACAAGACACTACTCACATGGTGTTGTTAAAAAAAGCGTTCATAGATAGAATTGGAGGTGTTTGGGGATACGTTTCTGTCCAGGAAATCTCTATTAAGAAGGCTTTGGGATCGCCATTTTCACCTATCTGAAGAGAAGGGGAAATCTTAGGCTTGTAAAAAGTGatacaaagacagaaaactaaattataatcttcaaaatggtgaattctttccaaTACTCACGCTCAGATCagaaatgtaatattttgaaaagtccAGGGATACAGGCTAGGACTGAGCAGGGGTGCAGGGAGTCACAGGACAGTCTGATTTGAATTTAGTCCTAGCATGCCTTTATAGGTTCCATTTATGCCCATGTCCTGTCCCTAACCAGCCTATCAGCTGTTCTAGTGCCACGCCTACATCTCAGGGATTTTTTAGTGTTTTCACCAGTTTTCTGAGGATGAAAGTAAGACATCAACTTATCCGTGGGATACAGAAAGAGAAGGGGCAAAAGTAATTCACAAACTCGACACACCTCATCTTTGTTTTAAGTTATCCAACTGCTAAATCCCAACAGGCACAACCCCAAGAGGTAAGAAAACGAAATTTAAAactgagagaaagaaggaaaaggcaaaGGATAAGGGAAAGGAATGCCTTCAGCTGATAATAATTTCTGAATAAAGACGCCCTTCTTTTACTCTgccaactt
This genomic window contains:
- the RWDD4 gene encoding RWD domain-containing protein 4 isoform X3 translates to MNAFFNNTISSAVKQSILAKLQEAVEANLGTAMTYTLFEYAKDNKEQFMENHNPVNSATSISNIISIETPNTAPSSKKKDKKEQLSKAQKRKLADKTDHKGELPRGWNWVDVVKHLSKTGSKDDE
- the RWDD4 gene encoding RWD domain-containing protein 4 isoform X2 encodes the protein MSANEDQEMELEALRSIYEGDESFRELSPVSFQYRIGENGDPKAFLIEISWTETYPQTPPILSMNAFFNNTISSAVKQSILAKLQEAVEANLGTAMTYTLFEYAKDNKEQFMENHNPVNSATSISNIISIETPNTAPSSKKKDKKEQLSKAQKRKLADKTDHKGELPRGWNWVDVVKLSKTGSKDDE
- the RWDD4 gene encoding RWD domain-containing protein 4 isoform X1, with amino-acid sequence MSANEDQEMELEALRSIYEGDESFRELSPVSFQYRIGENGDPKAFLIEISWTETYPQTPPILSMNAFFNNTISSAVKQSILAKLQEAVEANLGTAMTYTLFEYAKDNKEQFMENHNPVNSATSISNIISIETPNTAPSSKKKDKKEQLSKAQKRKLADKTDHKGELPRGWNWVDVVKHLSKTGSKDDE